One genomic window of Osmia bicornis bicornis chromosome 5, iOsmBic2.1, whole genome shotgun sequence includes the following:
- the LOC114878661 gene encoding uncharacterized protein C1orf112-like has protein sequence MADENSFNSLLEDSFTDLDISHEDHFSKLKDAVEKLRERNGVESFQLALQGYLSDDSDNYSNLLTFNKILPPVHHFLSETLKEIPGIIHGNAEDKMENVKRKLLMCHELLKIEEISMHRMAQFQERSASSFKSISKNLLLSIKLVFEHCRESKKLYETLFEAVEKELASLFRKAKTNLTLFTVILNSIMVFDTDKESETELLIKVIDSIGSLITISHDLNPHTFVETSKSFCDMAIKHQLVVKRVNVESVTSHLVEMTEDVIRTLSLFQDSSNPIEERSIKVVGRILKILDKLFATYSSDINNEILLHVIELLLQMHRCYPSCEKETQTDSRTINLLNLHISRSVESFLNTVFKIPHFKQAFFEYGNQTKIDRLGYHLLTISIMKKLISMPYKQHCNWTLGSESIIDIAFTNINDIQEEICMGQIKIQGAHEIGERPGKASLYEATLVPICSLISQIPADGFHAMELILLKHLLSNRLWSSLLSSDVWCFIGRIGSSDLCASHVKYLLRVYAALMKRNNSLEVIILENLIGRLYSLLAEETRHNILMELEDLENPSWIPLARFLPSKTKLFLQNQLACVLNEIPSTFIELQRQPTVQNWNRIMTLTSMIGKLNYAGEKSTIDILSQIWNSVANTIENCEGRQLDILSEFVSKLFNAMESETIQDDMFVAILEAVLTSFPCLPPHVKVIASHYLRNSINFFGNCMVRSSYALAELNCRLLEDENPWVRQEALESFDHVAHMCPNEDLVTTMAAAVTKKPSLNDTLPAYLSGTTYLELQDFSDVKHYLQHVARNSLNICHVCCNYEDSQKEEKLAKLETQSVGNPSVNDLDKHVNKICDELNGIIKKQDEISNDALQKLLSTCIEIANLIKSTK, from the exons ATGGCAGACGAGAATTCATTCAATTCGCTGTTAGAAGATTCGTTCACCGATTTGGATATATCTCACGAAGATCATTTctcgaaattaaaa GATGCCGTGGAGAAACTCAGAGAAAGGAACGGTGTGGAATCCTTCCAGTTGGCTCTGCAAGGATATTTATCCGATGATTCAGATAATTATTCGAATCTATTaactttcaataaaattcTTCCTCCGGTTCATCACTTTTTATCCgag ACTTTGAAGGAGATCCCTGGTATAATACACGGAAATGCTGAAGACAAAATGGAAAATGTAAAACGAAAATTACTTATGTGCCACGAATTGCTGAAGATCGAAGAAATATCCATGCATCGTATGGCGCAGTTTCAGGAAAGATCCGCTAGCAGTTTTAAATCCATATCAAAGAATCTACTTCTTTCGATTAAATTAGTCTTCGAGCATTGTCGAGAGAG TAAGAAGTTGTACGAAACTTTATTCGAGGCTGTAGAGAAAGAATTAGCGAGCCTCTTTCGCAAGGCGAAAACGAACTTGACTCTATTCACAGTCATTTTGAACTCTATAATGGTTTTCGACACGGACAAGGAATCGGAAACGGAACTGTTGATAAAAG TGATTGATTCTATTGGGTCATTAATCACTATATCGCATGATTTGAATCCACATACGTTCGTAGAAACATCCAAAAGTTTTTGTGATATGGCAATCAAGCATCAACTTGTGGTGAAGAGAGTTAATGTGGAAAGTGTAACTTCTCATCTAGTAGAAATGACGGAAGATGTAATTAGAACGCTTTCATTATTTCAg GATTCTTCCAATCCAATCGAGGAGAGAAGCATCAAAGTTGTTGGTCgcatattaaaaatattggaCAAATTATTTGCAACATATTCATCCGATATAAACAACGAAATTCTTCTCCATGTAATTGAACTTCTTTTACAAATGCACAG GTGTTATCCTTCGTGTGAGAAAGAAACGCAGACTGATAGCAGAACAATTAATTTGCTGAATTTACACATTTCAAGGAGTGTTGAATCGTTTCTAAATACTGTCTTTAAAATACCCCATTTCAAACAG gCATTCTTCGAGTATGGCAATCAAACAAAAATCGATAGATTAGGCtatcatttattaacaatcaGCATCatgaagaaattaattagtaTGCCATATAAACAACACTGTAATTGGACGTTGGGCTCTGAATCAATAATTGATATCGCTTTTACAAACATTAATGATA TACAGGAAGAGATCTGCATGGgtcaaataaaaatacaagGTGCTCATGAAATTGGAGAAAGACCAGGAAAAGCTTCTCTGTACGAAGCCACCTTGGTACCAATCTGCAGTCTTATCAGTCAGATTCCAGCAGATGGGTTTCATGCTATGGAATTAATTTTGTTGAAGCATTTGCTAAGCAATAGGCTTTGGAGCTCTTTGCTCAGCTCAGATGTTTGGTGTTTTATTGGCCG CATTGGTTCATCAGATCTCTGTGCCAGCCacgtgaaatatttattaagagTCTATGCCGCTTTGATGAAACGCAATAACAGCCTTGAAGTAATCATATTGGAGAACCTAATCGGAAGACTGTACAGTTTATTGGCTGAAGAAACAAGACACAACATTCTGATGGAATTAGAGGATCTTGAGAATCCTTCGTGGATACCTCTCGCGCGATTTTTACCTTCGAAAACGAAATTGTTTTTGCAAAATCAGTTGGCTTGCGTGCTTAATGAGATTCCTAGCACGTTCATAGAATTGCAGCGACAACCGACTGTGCAAAATTGGAATCGTATT ATGACACTGACGTCCATGATTGGAAAACTGAATTACGCGGGCGAGAAGAGTACAATTGACATTCTGTCTCAGATATGGAACTCAGTTGCAAACACCATTGAAAATTGTGAAGGAAGGCAACTGGATATATTGTCAGAGTTCGTGTCGAAATTATTCAACGCCATGGAATCTGAAACAATTCAAGACGATATGTTCGTTGCA ATTCTAGAAGCAGTATTAACATCCTTCCCATGCCTTCCACCGCACGTGAAGGTGATCGCGTCGCATTATTTAAGAAAtagtattaattttttcggCAATTGCATGGTTAGGAGCTCGTACGCGTTAGCAGAGCTAAATTGTCGGCTACTAGAAGATGAGAATCCATGGGTGCGACAAGAGGCTCTGGAGTCTTTCGATCATGTAGCCCACATGTGTCCGAACGAGGACCTCGTTACGACAATGGCTGCTGCTGTAACGAAAAAACCGTCCTTAAATGATACTTTGCCGGCTTATCTTTCCGGTACAACTTATCTCGAGCTACAAGATTTCTCGGATGTTAAACATTATCTGCAACACGTGGCCAGAAATTCTCTGAACATTTGTCACGTTTGCTGCAACTACGAGGATTCCCAGAAAGAAGAGAAGCTCGCAAAGCTGGAAACTCAATCAGTGGGAAACCCATCCGTGAATGATCTCGATAAacatgtaaataaaatatgcgATGAGTTAAATGGCATCATAAAAAAGCAGGATGAGATTAGTAATGATGCTTTACAAAAGCTACTATCCACTTGTATAGAAATAGCAAATCTGATCAAATCGACTAAATGA
- the LOC114878662 gene encoding uncharacterized protein LOC114878662, which yields MSESGKSVRPVRQLSLQPAAPRRQFIRRQRSAEEEKSLQICVSPLARGKRGTNAKPNLERPKVRIAWKENRNQNEREVEQVEVVARQIPGRSRPATGRSRGFIAIDKPSILCSRQELAERLRLAWKHREENKANINIFLAHKTLEDRCDSEMSSHATVTAPSSPESKYKISFSENSRRIPDEVIRISKTRSAGQSMKKETRNDLLLSFERSNVGEIAMLNVNKIAENEKKMGKENCEVEKEQIDKEILRNANTEGYLENSKKKTSTSIDCSTFRVPSKASPLIKIENSPLEVEKVSKEDFSSAKQKRASFRSCTNRAFLGPIKSPTSELEKNRTESKENVTNKPVITKSVSDKIVIKTTGDCKAKENILESKDSSAYNKMMTQKTNDVNKCNLTIKRTISSTVDDNSMIDKVLTTNNSMEVRCSSVNERNPPSKKIEIQRIDQRPRRTSSAPPQRHVETNSSNRVQINIVIDTAVNGASGKGREEDKLEIDRRNSGIERRDTTKIAGRSVRSAPLKRRSRSARRRYWGSGKTDEEGKSRHRSSGRGRNSIDSRTIDIVTMVSLVSSADSDSDIENSPRDDKLINELRSKLPTTSIIKTSMNPLCSARKPIKSVSFQKDSFDEDSSKEQQPQVKEEKKTTQPRLAIVSHRGNGGTLSSNEETVSWRTEISDVTVPVLTLIHDAEETLDVPLTDREKRCLAVPIGDLRDKKRKLLKTRSTSSRLEIEKQTLLSKTKIQESPRIVQQKMEIPRQQIKTPTNNITANVKSIFVSHSKETVQPVQSTSTEPRFQTNKEKECWHLYRKMCDKGICVSFDTVLRGMLTPTEYRLRQKELSQDL from the exons ATGTCAGAGTCTGGGAAATCGGTGAGACCAGTCAGACAATTGTCTTTGCAACCAGCCGCGCCGAGAAGACAATTCATCAGGAGACAACGATCAGCGGAGGAAGAGAAATCCTTGCAGATTTGTGTCAGCCCACTGGCTCGAGGCAAACGTGGAACGAACGCGAAACCCAATTTGGAAAGACCTAAG GTTCGAATCGCCTGGAAGGAGAATCGTAATCAAAATGAGAGAGAAGTGGAGCAAGTTGAAGTGGTGGCTCGTCAAATTCCTGGACGATCCAGGCCGGCCACCGGGAGATCCAGAGGGTTCATCGCGATCGACAAGCCGTCGATCCTTTGCTCCAGACAAGAACTCGCGGAGAGGCTGAGACTCGCCTGGAAACACCGGGAGGAGAACAAAGCCAATATAAACATATTCTTAGCGCACAAAACCTTGGAAGACAGATGCGATTCTGAGATGTCGAGTCACGCGACCGTCACTGCTCCATCGTCTCCAGAGtcgaaatacaaaatttcattttctgaaaattctaGAAGGATACCAGACGAAGTGATTCGGATATCAAAGACCCGATCCGCAGGTCAATCTATGAAGAAAGAAACTCGGAACGATTTATTGTTAAGTTTTGAACGATCCAATGTGGGAGAAATCGCAATGTtgaatgtaaataaaattgctgaaaacgaaaagaaaatggGGAAGGAAAATTGTGAAGTGGAAAAGGAACAAATAGataaa GAAATATTACGAAACGCGAACACGGAGGGGTATCTTGAAAATTCCAAGAAGAAGACCTCGACGAGTATCGACTGTTCGACTTTTCGTGTTCCATCGAAAGCGTCGCcgttaattaaaatcgaaaaCTCGCCCTTGGAAGTTGAGAAAGTGTCGAAGGAGGATTTTTCATCGGCCAAACAGAAGCGTGCGAGTTTTCGTAGCTGTACCAACAGAGCCTTCCTCGGCCCAATTAAATCGCCGACGAGcgaattagaaaaaaatagaacAGAATCGAAAGAAAACGTGACGAATAAACCAGTAATTACGAAAAGCGTTTCCGacaaaattgtaataaaaacgACTGGAGATTGCAAAgcgaaagaaaatattctcgAAAGCAAAGATTCCTCGGCGTATAATAAAATGATGACTCAGAAGACGAACGATGTTAACAAGTGTAATTTAACGATTAAAAGAACTATTAGTTCCACGGTGGATGATAATTCAATGATCGATAAAGTTTTAACTACGAATAATAGCATGGAAGTTAGATGTAGTTCGGTGAACGAGAGAAACCCACCTTCGAAGAAGATAGAAATTCAGAGAATAGATCAAAGACCTAGGAGAACTAGCTCTGCACCGCCACAGAGACACGTAGAAACGAATTCGTCCAATCGTgttcaaattaatattgtgATTGATACAGCCGTTAATGGAGCTTCGGGAAAGGGTAGAGAGGAAGATAAATTAGAGATAGATCGTAGAAACAGTGGGATCGAAAGGAGAGATACAACGAag ATTGCAGGACGATCAGTGAGGTCCGCGCCGTTGAAGAGGCGCTCGAGGAGCGCGAGAAGGCGATACTGGGGTTCTGGTAAAACCGACGAAGAAGGAAAATCACGGCACCGATCGTCCGGTCGTGGAAGAAATTCGATCGATTCCAGGACTATTGATATCGTCACAATGGTATCTCTTGTCAGTTCGGCTGACAGTGACAGTGACATTGAAAATTCACCGAGGGACGACAAATTAATCAACGAATTACGCAGCAAACTTCCCACCACGTCGATCATTAAAACGTCGATGAATCCGCTGTGCAGTGCCAGGAAACCGATCAAATCAG TTTCGTTCCAGAAAGATTCCTTCGACGAGGACTCGTCGAAAGAGCAACAACCTCAGGTAAAGGAGGAGAAGAAAACAACGCAACCACGACTAGCGATCGTTAGCCACCGTGGAAACGGCGGTACCCTGTCCTCGAACGAAGAAACAGTCTCTTGGAGAACGGAAATATCTGATGTGACCGTACCTGTTCTGACGCTGATCCACGATGCCGAGGAGACACTCGACGTTCCGTTGACCGATCGCGAGAAAAGATGTCTGGCCGTGCCTATTGGTGATTTACGtgacaaaaaaagaaaattattgaaaactCGTAGCACCTCGTCACGATT agaaatagaaaaacaAACGTTATTATCGAAAACGAAAATCCAAGAATCGCCAAGAATTGTTCAACAGAAAATGGAGATTCCAAGGCAACAAATTAAAACCCCCACGAACAATATCACCGCcaat gtaaaatctatttttgtaTCACATTCCAAAGAAACTGTTCAACCTGTACAATCTACATCCACAGAACCACGATTCCAAACGAATAAGGAAAAAGAATGTTGGCATCTTTATAGGAAAATGTGCGACAAAGGGATCTGCGTGTCCTTTGACACGGTCTTAAG GGGTATGCTTACGCCAACGGAATACCGACTAAGACAGAAAGAACTTTCTCAGGATTTATGA
- the LOC114878663 gene encoding E3 ubiquitin-protein ligase LRSAM1-like isoform X1: MSLPRKHGNKVNVDYKARLEHKLYLARENPEPIFDVSECALKHVPSGIYSLCKVFRKKVLWMYSNKLTSLSGGGALSDLSLLVVLDIHGNEFTNLPPDIMCLVSLKELYLQDNNIRKLPNEIVHLSKLNILNVSRNNLKQLPEAIGTLKQLITLDISQNKSLHKLPKSLGYAQQLAQLNIDELNLSYPPQDILYGGTVVIIAFLANESGIEYLPEESVSDVELSKNTSSDDTQGTYNKNHDVQAALQKLAKMKEHRQNALLEVEKNMKQQQEYEIGIHSMLKEHRKKLLEDLALEQSQLLDELQKVQQERNSNSARLLSYIYNAEKEANNVIKEFLRNSEQERQSQAELLKREKQEEIQLLLSCHSEQFMFRTKDTLLSMEKLLEEELHRTRKLEEYSKHRDYAAQSLLTLEVRNNDHLAQIVQSQERNRQDLVDTLKQDEVLQKAAVAALLERSDARSWSIVQQVNLVQLQLAALTNIELEKRKLEMNQQLNEIAEKRVALSAILMNLLEQQKSRRNQLLETINNIEHQRTINNSRRNSQFWLMQYQSLMEARPQGLLEMLDPMLVRHVAIAGALHYLPFLASLPSLLPDLTDEQLETIGIHCEADRAAIRLAVENYLAEIKLNEHRTPVTPSAPPEEACTSSNYEESNPIQSINTAECVICLDLQCEVIFLPCGHLCCCSGCANMVSSDCPMCRSTIEHKIHVIKP; this comes from the exons ATGTCTCTACCAAGAAAGCATGGGAACAAGGTTAACGTCGACTACAAAGCACGACTGGAACACAAGTTATATCTG GCTAGAGAAAATCCAGAACCAATATTTGATGTATCCGAATGTGCTTTAAAGCATGTGCCATCTGGTATTTATTCGCTATGTAAAGTATTCAGGAAGAAGGTGCTATGGATGTACAGTAATAAATTAACTTCACTCTCTGGTGGAGGTGCCTTAAGTGATTTGTCATTACTTGTTGTATTAGATATTCATGGAAACGAATTTACCAATTTACCACCAGACATAATGTGTCTTGTCTCTCTTAAG GAACTTTACTTGCAAGACAACAATATAAGAAAACTGCCAAATGAAATAGTGCACTTAAGTAAATTAAACATTCTAAATGTTTCAAGGAATAACTTGAAACAATTGCCAGAAGCGATAGGAACGTTAAAACAGCTCATTACATTGGACATTAGTCAAAATAAATCCCTTCATAAACTTCCTAAGTCCCTTGGCTATGCGCAACAATTGGCACAATTAAATATCGATGAATTAAATTTGTCGTATCCACCTCAAGATATTTTATACGGAGGCACAGTAGTGATCATAGCATTTTTGGCTAATGAAAGTGGCATTGAGTATTTGCCAGAAGAATCTGTTTCAGATGTGGAATTGTCAAAAAATACAAGTTCAGATGATACCCAAGGAACATATAATAAGAATCATGATGTACAG gcAGCATTACAGAAGCTAGCAAAAATGAAG GAACATCGTCAAAACGCGTTATTAGaagttgaaaaaaatatgaaacagcAACAGGAATATGAAATTGGAATTCATTCCATGTTGAAAGAACACAGAAAAAAG CTTTTGGAAGACCTTGCTTTAGAACAATCACAGTTACTAGACGAATTACAAAAAGTACAACAAGAAAGAAATTCTAACAGTGCACGTTTACTatcttatatttataatg CTGAAAAAGAAGCAAATAACGTAATTAAGGAATTTCTGAGAAATAGCGAACAGGAAAGACAAAGTCAAGCGGAATTACTAAAACGCgaaaaacaagaagaaattcaattattattatcttgtCATTCAGAACAGTTCATGTTTCGTACAAAAGATACTCTTC TTTCAATGGAGAAATTATTGGAAGAAGAACTCCATAGAACCAGAAAATTAGAAGAATATAGTAAACACAGAGATTATGCTGCACAATCTTTGCTCACACT AGAAGTTAGAAACAATGATCATTTAGCACAAATAGTGCAGAGTCAAGAGAGGAACAGACAAGATTTAGTCGATACATTAAAACAAGATGAAGTTTTACAAAAAGCTGCTGTTGCTGCATTATTGGAACGTAGCGACGCACGTTCGTGGAGTATTGTGCAACAAGTAAACTTGGTACAATTGCAATTAGCTGCTCTTACAAACATTGAAttggagaaaagaaaactagAAATGAACCAACAGTTG AATGAAATAGCTGAGAAAAGGGTCGCTTTAAGCGCTATTCTGATGAATCTGTTGGAACAACAGAAAAGCAGAAGAAATCAACTTTTAGAAACGATTAATAATATTGAGCACCAACGCACCATCAAT AATTCTAGAAGAAACAGTCAATTTTGGTTGATGCAGTACCAGTCTTTAATGGAAGCACGACCTCAGGGTTTATTAGAAATGCTAGATCCTATGCTAGTGCGACATGTTGCGATAGCAGGAGCGCTACATTATTTGCCATTTTTAGCTTCCCTACCATCATTACTTCCGGATCTTACTGATGAGCAATTAGAAACT ATCGGAATACACTGTGAAGCAGATCGCGCTGCTATAAGACTTGCGGTTGAAAATTATTTGGCAGAAATAAAACTTAACGAACATAGAACACCTGTAACACCTTCTGCACCGCCCGAAGAAGCATGTACAAGTTCTAATTACGAAGAATCGAATCCTATTCAAAGTATTAATACTGCCGAATGTGTGATTTGTCTTGATTTACAA TGTGAAGTAATTTTTCTACCATGTGGACACCTTTGTTGCTGTTCAGGTTGTGCAAATATGGTTTCTTCAGATTGTCCAATGTGTAGAAGTACTATAGAACACAAAATTCACGTTATAAAGCCTTAA
- the LOC114878663 gene encoding E3 ubiquitin-protein ligase LRSAM1-like isoform X2 produces MSLPRKHGNKVNVDYKARLEHKLYLARENPEPIFDVSECALKHVPSGIYSLCKVFRKKVLWMYSNKLTSLSGGGALSDLSLLVVLDIHGNEFTNLPPDIMCLVSLKELYLQDNNIRKLPNEIVHLSKLNILNVSRNNLKQLPEAIGTLKQLITLDISQNKSLHKLPKSLGYAQQLAQLNIDELNLSYPPQDILYGGTVVIIAFLANESGIEYLPEESVSDVELSKNTSSDDTQGTYNKNHDVQEHRQNALLEVEKNMKQQQEYEIGIHSMLKEHRKKLLEDLALEQSQLLDELQKVQQERNSNSARLLSYIYNAEKEANNVIKEFLRNSEQERQSQAELLKREKQEEIQLLLSCHSEQFMFRTKDTLLSMEKLLEEELHRTRKLEEYSKHRDYAAQSLLTLEVRNNDHLAQIVQSQERNRQDLVDTLKQDEVLQKAAVAALLERSDARSWSIVQQVNLVQLQLAALTNIELEKRKLEMNQQLNEIAEKRVALSAILMNLLEQQKSRRNQLLETINNIEHQRTINNSRRNSQFWLMQYQSLMEARPQGLLEMLDPMLVRHVAIAGALHYLPFLASLPSLLPDLTDEQLETIGIHCEADRAAIRLAVENYLAEIKLNEHRTPVTPSAPPEEACTSSNYEESNPIQSINTAECVICLDLQCEVIFLPCGHLCCCSGCANMVSSDCPMCRSTIEHKIHVIKP; encoded by the exons ATGTCTCTACCAAGAAAGCATGGGAACAAGGTTAACGTCGACTACAAAGCACGACTGGAACACAAGTTATATCTG GCTAGAGAAAATCCAGAACCAATATTTGATGTATCCGAATGTGCTTTAAAGCATGTGCCATCTGGTATTTATTCGCTATGTAAAGTATTCAGGAAGAAGGTGCTATGGATGTACAGTAATAAATTAACTTCACTCTCTGGTGGAGGTGCCTTAAGTGATTTGTCATTACTTGTTGTATTAGATATTCATGGAAACGAATTTACCAATTTACCACCAGACATAATGTGTCTTGTCTCTCTTAAG GAACTTTACTTGCAAGACAACAATATAAGAAAACTGCCAAATGAAATAGTGCACTTAAGTAAATTAAACATTCTAAATGTTTCAAGGAATAACTTGAAACAATTGCCAGAAGCGATAGGAACGTTAAAACAGCTCATTACATTGGACATTAGTCAAAATAAATCCCTTCATAAACTTCCTAAGTCCCTTGGCTATGCGCAACAATTGGCACAATTAAATATCGATGAATTAAATTTGTCGTATCCACCTCAAGATATTTTATACGGAGGCACAGTAGTGATCATAGCATTTTTGGCTAATGAAAGTGGCATTGAGTATTTGCCAGAAGAATCTGTTTCAGATGTGGAATTGTCAAAAAATACAAGTTCAGATGATACCCAAGGAACATATAATAAGAATCATGATGTACAG GAACATCGTCAAAACGCGTTATTAGaagttgaaaaaaatatgaaacagcAACAGGAATATGAAATTGGAATTCATTCCATGTTGAAAGAACACAGAAAAAAG CTTTTGGAAGACCTTGCTTTAGAACAATCACAGTTACTAGACGAATTACAAAAAGTACAACAAGAAAGAAATTCTAACAGTGCACGTTTACTatcttatatttataatg CTGAAAAAGAAGCAAATAACGTAATTAAGGAATTTCTGAGAAATAGCGAACAGGAAAGACAAAGTCAAGCGGAATTACTAAAACGCgaaaaacaagaagaaattcaattattattatcttgtCATTCAGAACAGTTCATGTTTCGTACAAAAGATACTCTTC TTTCAATGGAGAAATTATTGGAAGAAGAACTCCATAGAACCAGAAAATTAGAAGAATATAGTAAACACAGAGATTATGCTGCACAATCTTTGCTCACACT AGAAGTTAGAAACAATGATCATTTAGCACAAATAGTGCAGAGTCAAGAGAGGAACAGACAAGATTTAGTCGATACATTAAAACAAGATGAAGTTTTACAAAAAGCTGCTGTTGCTGCATTATTGGAACGTAGCGACGCACGTTCGTGGAGTATTGTGCAACAAGTAAACTTGGTACAATTGCAATTAGCTGCTCTTACAAACATTGAAttggagaaaagaaaactagAAATGAACCAACAGTTG AATGAAATAGCTGAGAAAAGGGTCGCTTTAAGCGCTATTCTGATGAATCTGTTGGAACAACAGAAAAGCAGAAGAAATCAACTTTTAGAAACGATTAATAATATTGAGCACCAACGCACCATCAAT AATTCTAGAAGAAACAGTCAATTTTGGTTGATGCAGTACCAGTCTTTAATGGAAGCACGACCTCAGGGTTTATTAGAAATGCTAGATCCTATGCTAGTGCGACATGTTGCGATAGCAGGAGCGCTACATTATTTGCCATTTTTAGCTTCCCTACCATCATTACTTCCGGATCTTACTGATGAGCAATTAGAAACT ATCGGAATACACTGTGAAGCAGATCGCGCTGCTATAAGACTTGCGGTTGAAAATTATTTGGCAGAAATAAAACTTAACGAACATAGAACACCTGTAACACCTTCTGCACCGCCCGAAGAAGCATGTACAAGTTCTAATTACGAAGAATCGAATCCTATTCAAAGTATTAATACTGCCGAATGTGTGATTTGTCTTGATTTACAA TGTGAAGTAATTTTTCTACCATGTGGACACCTTTGTTGCTGTTCAGGTTGTGCAAATATGGTTTCTTCAGATTGTCCAATGTGTAGAAGTACTATAGAACACAAAATTCACGTTATAAAGCCTTAA
- the LOC114878666 gene encoding DNA polymerase epsilon subunit 3, whose translation MAERLEDLNLPNAVVTRIIKEALPEGVTVAKDARTAVAKASSIFILYLTSSANIIAKKGNRKTISGSDVIQAMTDIEFDQFIEPLQESLENFRKAQKEKKDATSKKKATEKR comes from the coding sequence ATGGCAGAACGACTCGAAGATCTTAATTTACCAAATGCGGTTGTAACAAGAATTATAAAAGAAGCATTACCAGAAGGAGTTACAGTAGCTAAAGATGCCAGAACGGCGGTAGCCAAAGCATCttcaatatttatattgtaCTTAACATCATCAGCAAATATAATTGCCAAAAAGGGAAATCGTAAAACGATAAGTGGCTCGGATGTTATTCAAGCAATGACCGATATAGAATTTGATCAATTTATTGAACCACTCCAGGAGTCATTAGAAAATTTCCGTAAAGCtcagaaagaaaagaaagatgcaacatctaaaaaaaaagcaaCAGAAAAAAGATGA
- the LOC114878664 gene encoding gamma-soluble NSF attachment protein-like: protein MSKIEEGNAHIRQAEKSLKTSLLKWRPDFEVAADEYTTAATCFRIAKSYKQCKDCLMKASDCYKENRAWFHAAKSIEQALLICKEMGNLSEVPKLAHSACSLYQMHGSPESGATVLDKAGKMMEATQPQEALELFKRAANIVMGEDSPRQAAEYMSKVARLLVKLQMYDEAADAVRREIGMHQQIDHAPSVGRLTVALVLVQLARGDQVAAEKAFKEWGNYCEAPEVNTLEMLLQAYDNEDADAARAALNSPFIKHMDVEYAKLARGLPLPQQEYTMPPPGVRANAAESYTSPNASKLIEETTSEIQNMSVKTSEVAAKIPSEDNAATSSEDITKTSSEDTTETLSENTATSSKDTVTKEETPEAPSQDVEKEDEDDYEGGLC, encoded by the exons ATGTCAAAAATCGAAGAAGGAAATGCTCACATACGACAAGCTGAAAAAAG CTTAAAAACATCACTATTAAAATGGAGACCCGATTTCGAAGTTGCGGCCGACGAATATACTACTGCAG CAACTTGCTTCAGAATAGCAAAATCTTATAAACAATGTAAGGATTGTTTGATGAAAGCTTCTGATTGTTATAAGGAGAACAGAGC atGGTTTCATGCTGCAAA GAGTATTGAACAGGCTCTCTTAATCTGCAAGGAAATGGGAAATCTTTCAGAAGTACCAAAACTAGCACACAGCGCTTGTTCTTTATATCAGATGCATGGATCACCTGAATCAGGTGCAACTGTGCTTGATAAAGCAGGAAAGATGATGGAAGCTACTCAACCGCAAGAAGCATTAGAACTGTTTAAACGTGCTGCTAATATTGTTATG GGCGAGGACAGTCCGCGCCAAGCAGCGGAATACATGAGTAAAGTAGCAAGATTGTTAGTAAAATTACAAATGTACGATGAAGCAGCAGACGCAGTTCGCAGAGAGATTGGAATGCATCAACAGATAGATCATGCGCCTTCTGTTGGTAGATTAACAGTAGCATTAGTATTAGTACAGCTAGCTAGAGGTGATCAAGTAGCAGCTGAGAAAGCTTTCAAGGAATGGGGAAATTATTGTGAAGCTCCTGAg GTCAATACATTAGAAATGTTACTACAAGCTTATGACAATGAAGATGCGGATGCTGCAAGAGCAGCTTTAAATAGTCCCTTTATCAAACATATGGATGTAGAATATGCTAAACTTGCTAGAGGTTTACCTTTACCTCAACAAGAATATACAATGCCTCCACCAGGAGTACGAGCAAATGCAGCAGAGTCATATACATCTCCTAATGcatcaaaattaattgaagAAACTACAAGTGAAATTCAA aatATGAGTGTTAAAACTTCTGAAGTTGCTGCTAAAATACCATCTGAGGATAATGCTGCAACATCATCTGAAGATATTACTAAAACATCATCTGAAGATACTACTGAAACATTGTCTGAAAATACTGCTACATCATCTAAAGATACAGTGACAAAAGAAGAAACACCAGAAGCACCTTCACAAGATGTAGAAAAAGAGGACGAAGACGATTACGAAGGTGGTTTATGTTGA